The Macrobrachium nipponense isolate FS-2020 chromosome 27, ASM1510439v2, whole genome shotgun sequence genome includes a region encoding these proteins:
- the LOC135200884 gene encoding LOW QUALITY PROTEIN: DNA excision repair protein ERCC-5 homolog (The sequence of the model RefSeq protein was modified relative to this genomic sequence to represent the inferred CDS: inserted 1 base in 1 codon; deleted 4 bases in 2 codons; substituted 1 base at 1 genomic stop codon), whose translation MGVKGLWKLVECSGVPVPLETLEQRILGVDVSIWLHQAVRGFRGPGGSAVANAHLLTLFHRICKLLFYRIRPVFIFDGGVPHLKKQTLASRRLRREVAASKAKQVRERLLSNLLKSQAVRKALGRSGPGPSAAHVVRPKKXRKDIFELPPLPEEKRTSLSPNKSAEEKRSVMKSYRLPNLHQFEFESEEFKALPLETQHEILSELQDTRKENSWNTLNKMPQESKNFAQFQMERLMKRYKFQSTLDNIRSEMQKKKSAEMEAEMFGELEKHVSLTQRIVSEDSAHSIFIKKINETQNEPDSQEDILKQDLNEKNSMKRRGRVXKDFLTELEKKQGIVKSKRFSDSESDSDYDDDYFSFPDSKNKDEKNQSEDKLDFDGKALLKVVGSLLDNDGLSQEEILALIKQGNPSEHHNEMPAGSDGPSTSGKASGFVFNPDADSSDDDSDFIEVSEPSSPGTLAPEKIDETKTEDNVKKVLETKNNSLWIKIMQQKLDDIVHTSNNKTSPKKALVDSRNMGAANQENSRKIVSDKSKGISISLDFDIAPLKMEEDIFADVFSNKPENVTNSQTKLPSEKKRHSNLEAITRKLSRYSDVQNKQVTAAAASKASVLKRNLQSGNDGSSHILNETCVQGVTQNPGNVKKIEDFPAANKEERKERNSDVEFMNSSDDSDSEMFKRKETSKVPERSCSPDIIPSNYDNEAEVEDVEMMSSSGDSDSETENINNSRTPKENNALKKSEYISTENIPGLGKPSSKTADYMKETTARTDAQEPNISSLQSGIGSVEEDRFLRSTEINENSNLFVKKSNAPSSTVEMDVSPENRDSVEQNASISDRTSDSQVNGVVLESDDTKSEEILQEAETQDLKLSAENENISENGISQSASNNLQGKAIDVNETKEEEFIEVERPLEYSEDELKRLEGELAEEQRALVAQAQKVERISSNLNDQMYGESQHLLQLFGIPYLVAPMEAEAQCAFLDAINLTSGTITDDSDIFLFGGTKVYKNFFNQTRHVEFFKMDNIEANLGLNREKMITLALLTGSDYTEGIESVGAVSAMELLTEFPGEGIDCLRAFKKWWNVAHKNVSAIYLSKVKQKMAQVHLPESFPSDQIFKAYLEPEVDDSKEKFSWAVPNVDALRLFTMEKFGWNRAKADEILLPVMKKLGVKTTQMRIDSFFTNIKLVKDDKVHSKRMQDAIAKAKGLEPPSVKEGTSLKRTGNLVRKKPPGKRRKVQESEESLDQNAEEEEEVDKNVPDNKPSRTLLIDPSEGSSGPEVHANNKPKAKGRGRKKKEDSQEKKSSGPVRSVREVEDDYVPPRKLTKEIMYEALLKKQTISQRETDKQKMEDKKKIAAELLKKNSSKEKKKR comes from the exons ATGGGAGTTAAAGGGCTGTGGAAGCTTGTTGAGTGTTCAGGGGTACCAGTACCTCTGGAAACATTGGAACAGAGGATATTAGGTGTTGATGTGTCCATTTGGCTCCACCAAGCAGTGCGAGGATTCAGAGGACCTGGTGGTTCTGCTGTGGCAAATGCCCATTTGTTGACTCTGTTCCATCGCATATGTAAGCTTCTCTTCTACCGCATCAGGCCTGTCTTTATATTTGACGGGGGAGTCCCACACCTGAAAAAACAGACTCTTGCTTCCAGGAGGCTTCGACGGGAAGTAGCAGCCAGCAAGGCAAAGCAAGTGAGAGAAAGACTCCTTTCGAATCTCTTGAAAAGTCAGGCTGTTAGAAAAGCTCTTGGTAGGAGTGGACCAGGACCCAGTGCAGCACACGTTGTTCGTCCCAAGA GTCGAAAAGATATTTTTGAATTACCACCTCTCCCTGAAGAA AAAAGGACCTCATTAAGTCCGAACAAATCAGCAGaagagaagagatcagttatgaaGAGTTACAGGCTCCCAAATCTTCACCAGTTTGAGTTTGAAAGTGAGGAGTTTAAAGCCCTCCCCCTTGAAACTCAGCATGAAATTTTGAGTGAGCTCCAGGACACTCGTAAAGAAAATTCATGGAACACTTTGAATAAAATGCCCCAAGAATCTAAAAATTTTGCTCAGTTTCAAATGGAAAGGTTAATGAAAAGGTACAAATTTCAGTCAACCCTTGATAATATTCGATCTGAAATGCAGAAAAAGAAGTCGGCAGAAATGGAAGCTGAAATGTTTGGTGAGCTTGAGAAGCATGTTAGTCTAACACAACGAATTGTCTCAGAAGATTCTGCCCATTccatttttatcaagaaaataaatgaaacccaAAATGAACCTGATAGCCAAGAAGACATTTTGAAGCAAgat ctaaatgaaaaaaactccatgaagaggagagggagagttTGAAAGGATTTTTTgactgaattagaaaaaaaacaaggcatTGTAAAATCAAAGCGTTTTTCAGATTCTGAGTCAGATTCCGACTATGATGATGATTACTTTAGTTTTCCTGATTCAAagaataaagatgaaaagaaccagAGTGAAGATAAACTTGACTTTGATGGAAAAGCCCTTTTGAAAGTTGTAGGCTCATTGTTAGACAATGATGGTCTCTCGCAGGAAGAGATCCTTGCTCTTATTAAACAGGGGAATCCCAGTGAACATCATAATGAAATGCCTGCCGGTTCAGATGGACCGTCAACTTCAGGAAAGGCATCAGGTTTTGTGTTTAATCCAGATGCAGATTCGTCTGATGACGACAGTGATTTTATAGAAGTCTCTGAACCCAGCAGCCCAGGTACTTTAGCACCTGAAAAGATTGATGAAACAAAGACTGAAGATAATGTTAAAAAAGTTTTAGAGACCAAAAACAACAGCTTATGGATCAAGATCATGCAGCAGAAGTTAGATGATATTGTCCATACAAGTAACAATAAGACTTCCCCTAAGAAAGCCCTGGTAGATAGTCGAAATATGGGTGCAGCCAATCAGGAAAATAGCAGGAAGATTGTGAGTGATAAGTCCAAGGGTATTTCCATATCATTAGATTTTGATATTGCGCCTTTGAAGATGGAAGAAGATATATTTGCAGATGTTTTTTCAAACAAGCCTGAGAATGTTACTAATTCACAAACCAAGCTCCCTTCGGAAAAGAAGAGGCATTCAAACCTTGAGGCTATAACAAGAAAATTGTCAAGATACAGTGATGTTCAAAATAAGCAGGTAACTGCTGCCGCAGCTTCCAAAGCATCTGTTTTAAAAAGAAATCTGCAATCTGGGAATGATGGCAGCTCTCACATTTTAAATGAGACCTGTGTTCAAGGAGTAACTCAGAATCcagggaatgtaaaaaaaattgaagacttTCCAGCAGCAAataaagaagagaggaaagaaagaaattctgATGTGGAATTCATGAATTCTAGTGATGATAGTGACTCagaaatgtttaaaagaaaagaGACTTCAAAAGTGCCTGAAAGAAGTTGTAGCCCTGATATCATTCCAtctaattatgataatgaagcTGAAGTAGAGGATGTGGAGATGATGAGTTCCAGTGGAGATAGTGACTCAGAAacggaaaatattaataacagtAGAACACCCAAGGAAAATAATGCCTTAAAGAAAAGTGAGTATATCAGTACTGAAAATATTCCTGGCCTAGGTAAACCATCAAGTAAAACAGCTGATTACATGAAAGAGACCACTGCCAGAACTGATGCTCAAGAACCAAACATTAGCTCATTACAGAGTGGGATTGGGAGTGTTGAAGAAGACAGATTTTTGAGAAGTACGGAGATCAATGAAAACTCTAACTTGTTTGTCAAAAAATCTAATGCACCATCAAGCACTGTAGAAATGGATGTTTCACCAGAAAATCGTGATTCTGTGGAGCAGAATGCAAGCATTAGTGATCGTACAAGTGATTCACAAGTTAATGGAGTAGTTTTGGAGAGTGATGATACAAAGAGTGAGGAAATTCTGCAGGAAGCTGAGACTCAAGATCTTAAACTGAGTGCagagaatgaaaatatttcagaaaatggGATTTCTCAATCAGCTTCAAATAATTTGCAAGGAAAAGCTATAGATGTCAATGAAACAAAGGAAGAAGAATTTATTGAGGTTGAAAGGCCACTtgaatattcagaagatgagctaAAACGTTTGGAAGGGGAACTGGCTGAAGAACAAAGAGCCTTAGTAGCCCAGGCTCAAAAAGTAGAACGAATTTCATCTAATTTGAATGATCAGATGTATGGAGAATCCCAGCACTTATTACAGCTTTTTGGCATTCCATATCTTGTTGCTCCAATGGAAGCAGAAGCTCAGTGTGCTTTTCTGGATGCTATCAATTTAACGTCCGGAACCATAACTGATGACTCTGATATATTTCTCTTTGGAGGTACGAAAGTTTATAAGAATTTCTTCAATCAGACAAGGCatgttgaattttttaaaatggaTAATATTGAAGCAAATCTAGGTTTGAATAGAGAAAAAATGATAACTCTTGCTCTTCTTACTGGCAGTGATTATACTGAGGGCATTGAGTCGGTTGGGGCAGTATCAGCAATGGAATTGTTAACAGAATTCCCAGGAGAAGGTATTGATTGCCTTCGAGCTTTCAAAAAGTGGTGGAATGTTGCTCATAAGAATGTGTCTGCaatctatttatcaaaagtaaagCAGAAAATGGCTCAGGTACATCTGCCAGAGTCATTTCCTTCAGATCAGATATTCAAAGCTTATTTAGAACCTGAAGTTGATGATTCCAAGGAAAAATTCTCATGGGCAGTACCTAATGTAGATGCACTTCGCCTCTTTACTATGGAAAAGTTTGGGTGGAATCGGGCTAAAGCTGATGAAATTCTACTCCCAGTTATGAAGAAGCTTGGAGTAAAAACTACCCAAATGAGAATTGACTCATTCTTCACCAATATCAAGCTAGTGAAAGATGATAAAGTTCATAGTAAACGGATGCAAGATGCCATAGCAAAAGCAAAAGGATTGGAACCACCAAGTGTTAAGGAAGGCACATCATTAAAGAGAACTGGAAATCTGGTGAGAAAGAAGCCCCCAGGAAAGAGGCGCAAAGTACAAGAGTCGGAAGAATCTTTGGATCAAAAtgcagaagaggaggaagaagttgATAAAAACGTTCCTGATAACAAGCCTTCAAGGACACTGTTAATAGATCCTTCTGAGGGCAGTAGTGGTCCTGAAGTACATGCCAATAATAAACCAAAAGCCAAAGGAAGAGGTCGTAAGAAGAAGGAAGATAgtcaggagaaaaaatccagtgGTCCTGTTCGTTCTGTACGTGAAGTTGAAGACGATTATGTTCCTCCaaggaaattgacaaaggaaatCATGTATGAAGCACTTTTGAAAAAGCAGACAATTAGTCAGAGGGAAACTGATAAACAGAAAatggaagataaaaagaaaatagcagcagaacttctgaaaaaaaattcatcgaaagaaaaaaagaaaagatga